The following are from one region of the Brienomyrus brachyistius isolate T26 chromosome 13, BBRACH_0.4, whole genome shotgun sequence genome:
- the fadd gene encoding protein FADD, which produces MRTVSLKVVFEVGKVDKEGTEKMDTFAPVLLRISDGLKTENLEAMKFLCSDIGKKKLEKVDKGIQLFQYLQEMQKIGVGNTQYLRSLLKNIKRPDLVEILDEFEKHGPGPQEDLPDAAERDKLDIATQVIVDNLGKDWRMYGRKLGIKDAKLDHIREKHQYNLHEQVIELIQEWRKMRGAKAKAEDLIQALRKCNLNLTADLIGQKLL; this is translated from the exons ATGCGTACTGTGTCTTTAAAAGTAGTTTTTGAAGTGGGGAAGGTCGACAAGGAA GGCACAGAGAAGATGGATACATTTGCCCCCGTGCTGTTACGAATTTCTGATGGTTTGAAAACAGAAAATTTGGAAGCCATGAAGTTCTTGTGTAGTGACATTGGAAAGAAGAAGCTGGAGAAAGTCGACAAGGGGATACAGCTTTTCCAGTACCTTCAAGAAATGCAGAAGATCGGAGTGGGAAACACACAGTATCTCCGTTCCCTGCTGAAAAACATTAAAAGGCCCGATCTTGTCGAGATACTGGACGAATTTGAGAAGCATGGTCCTGGGCCGCAGGAAGATCTACCTGACGCTGCGGAGCGAG ACAAACTGGATATTGCAACACAAGTTATCGTTGATAATCTAGGAAAAGACTGGCGGATGTATGGGAGAAAACTTGGAATAAAAGATGCTAAACTGGATCACATAAGGGAGAAACACCAATACAATCTACACGAACAGGTCATTGAGCTCATCCAAGAATGGAGGAAAATGCGCGGAGCCAAAGCCAAGGCAGAAGATTTAATCCAAGCTCTTCGGAAGTGCAATTTAAATTTAACAGCTGATCTCATAGGACAGAAGCTTCTCTAA